One window from the genome of Glycine soja cultivar W05 chromosome 12, ASM419377v2, whole genome shotgun sequence encodes:
- the LOC114378954 gene encoding uncharacterized protein LOC114378954: MPQELPFLLNYFHFRISLSPSLKPTPLLLPCQPLLQRTEPDGGSAREICKSAGATRSTRRDDNENPNAEEDLAERDYDSEDQTHYNHPNSQPHVETEVLSDHGVQMSQFLAVIKRSVNCPHSSITAIVALERALESRENKARSALEHKPPPSNNGCNGESDKK, from the exons ATGCCGCAAG AATTGccatttttattgaattattttcactttcgaatatctctctctccctcccttAAACCCACCCCTCTCCTCTTGCCATGCCAGCCTCTCCTTCAG agAACCGAACCAGATGGAGGAAGCGCAAGAGAGATTTGCAAATCAGCCGGCGCCACTAGAAGCACGAGGAGGGACGACAACGAAAACCCCAATGCGGAGGAAGACCTCGCCGAACGTGACTACGATTCGGAGGACCAAACGCACTATAACCATCCTAATTCGCAACCTCACGTGGAGACGGAGGTCCTCTCAGACCACGGTGTTCAGATGTCGCAGTTCCTGGCCGTGATAAAGCGCTCCGTGAATTGCCCTCACTCCTCCATCACCGCAATTGTTGCTCTGGAGCGTGCCCTTGAGTCCAGAGAGAACAAGGCTCGAAGCGCCCTCGAGCATAAGCCTCCCCCTtcaaataatg GATGCAATGGAGaaagtgataaaaaataa